A section of the Paramisgurnus dabryanus chromosome 4, PD_genome_1.1, whole genome shotgun sequence genome encodes:
- the snx8b gene encoding sorting nexin-8 isoform X1, with protein sequence MNEEGSLGVSKGLLGTRKQSQHTVHISISGATEMHMGQQNPLVDGLSLKELGDSVLVEIEEQRKKIPFLKHVEYRIISKCFQVPVHRKYSDFELFHSLLLQKFIYRIVPPLPPKRILKGVLNSISDREFNDSRRRGLQRFMTLVIRHPVLAGDELVNIFLSESSADVQHKLREAFKKSGDEFLSSQMTLYGKVYLPEDIHRQAATNREVIVNIHSSFHKLRDVAERMAQRSRENSTDLLMFGKDLSELGSDTSDLPASAVLGKTWLTQRKSLVELSGEFGLLADKAAHQGSREEDEVVEKLNLLLEQLQSYKELCDRHDNGVLLEHQRAFERRSSVAKHLKNQNSIEQPESRLTQQENTIITMEMRSYFSLLCLHQETQLVFTHLPLVTNILGAFVHSQIQGHKEMGDVWGDLHPKLKSLFDSANEASSHSSTELKTCAVVPSM encoded by the exons GTGCGACAGAGATGCATATGGGTCAACAAAATCCTTTGGTGGACGGTCTGTCCTTAAAAGAACTGGGGGATAGCGTGCTGGTGGAGATAGAAGAACAGAGGAAAAAAATTCCCTTTCTTAAACACGTGGAGTATCGTATTATCAGCAag TGTTTTCAGGTACCAGTTCACCGCAAGTACAGTGATTTCGAGCTGTTCCACAGTTTATTACTGCAGAAGTTTATCTACAGGATTGTCCCACCTCTGCCTCCAAAACGCATTCTTAAAGGCG TTTTAAACTCAATATCAGACCGAGAGTTTAATGACAGCCGTCGTCGGGGTTTACAAAGGTTTATGACCTTAGTGATCAGACATCCAGTTTTAGCAGGAGATGAGCTGGTCAACATCTTTCTGTCAGAGAGCAGTGCG GATGTTCAACACAAGCTGCGTGAAGCGTTTAAAAAGTCAGGCGATGAGTTCCTGTCTTCACAAATGACATTGTATGGCAAG GTGTACCTACCGGAGGATATACATAGGCAGGCTGCCACCAATCGAGAGGTTATTGTAAACATCCACAGCAGTTTCCATAAACTAAGAGATGTAGCGGAGCGGATGGCACAGCGATCACGGGAGAACTCCACAGACCTGCTTATGTTTGGCAAAGACCTTAG TGAACTTGGATCAGACACATCAGACCTGCCCGCCAGCGCTGTCCTGGGGAAAACATGGTTAACACAGAGGAAATCACTCGTGGAGCTGTCTGGAGAATTTGGCCTTCTTGCAGACAAAGCAGCACATCAG GGCAGCAGAGAGGAAGATGAAGTGGTGGAGAAACTGAACCTTCTTCTTGAACAGCTGCAGTCGTACAAG GAACTGTGTGATCGCCATGATAATGGTGTGTTACTGGAACATCAAAGGGCTTTTGAAAGACGCAGCAGTGTGGCCAAACACCTCAAGAACCAAAACAGCATTGAGCAACCAGAGTCTCGACTCACACAG CAGGAAAACACGATTATTACTATGGAGATGAGGAGCTATTTCTCCCTTCTGTGTCTACATCAAGAAACTCAGCTGGTCTTCACCCATTTGCCCCTTGTGACTAACATACTGGGGGCATTCGTCCATTCCCAAATACAAGGACACAAAGAG ATGGGTGACGTATGGGGTGACCTTCATCCAAAACTGAAGTCTCTGTTTGACAGCGCTAATGAAGCCTCATCTCACTCCTCTACAGAACTGAAGACATGTGCCGTCGTTCCCTCCATGTAA
- the snx8b gene encoding sorting nexin-8 isoform X2, which yields MNEEGSLGVSKGLLGTRKQSQHTVHISISGATEMHMGQQNPLVDGLSLKELGDSVLVEIEEQRKKIPFLKHVEYRIISKVPVHRKYSDFELFHSLLLQKFIYRIVPPLPPKRILKGVLNSISDREFNDSRRRGLQRFMTLVIRHPVLAGDELVNIFLSESSADVQHKLREAFKKSGDEFLSSQMTLYGKVYLPEDIHRQAATNREVIVNIHSSFHKLRDVAERMAQRSRENSTDLLMFGKDLSELGSDTSDLPASAVLGKTWLTQRKSLVELSGEFGLLADKAAHQGSREEDEVVEKLNLLLEQLQSYKELCDRHDNGVLLEHQRAFERRSSVAKHLKNQNSIEQPESRLTQQENTIITMEMRSYFSLLCLHQETQLVFTHLPLVTNILGAFVHSQIQGHKEMGDVWGDLHPKLKSLFDSANEASSHSSTELKTCAVVPSM from the exons GTGCGACAGAGATGCATATGGGTCAACAAAATCCTTTGGTGGACGGTCTGTCCTTAAAAGAACTGGGGGATAGCGTGCTGGTGGAGATAGAAGAACAGAGGAAAAAAATTCCCTTTCTTAAACACGTGGAGTATCGTATTATCAGCAag GTACCAGTTCACCGCAAGTACAGTGATTTCGAGCTGTTCCACAGTTTATTACTGCAGAAGTTTATCTACAGGATTGTCCCACCTCTGCCTCCAAAACGCATTCTTAAAGGCG TTTTAAACTCAATATCAGACCGAGAGTTTAATGACAGCCGTCGTCGGGGTTTACAAAGGTTTATGACCTTAGTGATCAGACATCCAGTTTTAGCAGGAGATGAGCTGGTCAACATCTTTCTGTCAGAGAGCAGTGCG GATGTTCAACACAAGCTGCGTGAAGCGTTTAAAAAGTCAGGCGATGAGTTCCTGTCTTCACAAATGACATTGTATGGCAAG GTGTACCTACCGGAGGATATACATAGGCAGGCTGCCACCAATCGAGAGGTTATTGTAAACATCCACAGCAGTTTCCATAAACTAAGAGATGTAGCGGAGCGGATGGCACAGCGATCACGGGAGAACTCCACAGACCTGCTTATGTTTGGCAAAGACCTTAG TGAACTTGGATCAGACACATCAGACCTGCCCGCCAGCGCTGTCCTGGGGAAAACATGGTTAACACAGAGGAAATCACTCGTGGAGCTGTCTGGAGAATTTGGCCTTCTTGCAGACAAAGCAGCACATCAG GGCAGCAGAGAGGAAGATGAAGTGGTGGAGAAACTGAACCTTCTTCTTGAACAGCTGCAGTCGTACAAG GAACTGTGTGATCGCCATGATAATGGTGTGTTACTGGAACATCAAAGGGCTTTTGAAAGACGCAGCAGTGTGGCCAAACACCTCAAGAACCAAAACAGCATTGAGCAACCAGAGTCTCGACTCACACAG CAGGAAAACACGATTATTACTATGGAGATGAGGAGCTATTTCTCCCTTCTGTGTCTACATCAAGAAACTCAGCTGGTCTTCACCCATTTGCCCCTTGTGACTAACATACTGGGGGCATTCGTCCATTCCCAAATACAAGGACACAAAGAG ATGGGTGACGTATGGGGTGACCTTCATCCAAAACTGAAGTCTCTGTTTGACAGCGCTAATGAAGCCTCATCTCACTCCTCTACAGAACTGAAGACATGTGCCGTCGTTCCCTCCATGTAA
- the snx8b gene encoding sorting nexin-8 isoform X3, translated as MHMGQQNPLVDGLSLKELGDSVLVEIEEQRKKIPFLKHVEYRIISKCFQVPVHRKYSDFELFHSLLLQKFIYRIVPPLPPKRILKGVLNSISDREFNDSRRRGLQRFMTLVIRHPVLAGDELVNIFLSESSADVQHKLREAFKKSGDEFLSSQMTLYGKVYLPEDIHRQAATNREVIVNIHSSFHKLRDVAERMAQRSRENSTDLLMFGKDLSELGSDTSDLPASAVLGKTWLTQRKSLVELSGEFGLLADKAAHQGSREEDEVVEKLNLLLEQLQSYKELCDRHDNGVLLEHQRAFERRSSVAKHLKNQNSIEQPESRLTQQENTIITMEMRSYFSLLCLHQETQLVFTHLPLVTNILGAFVHSQIQGHKEMGDVWGDLHPKLKSLFDSANEASSHSSTELKTCAVVPSM; from the exons ATGCATATGGGTCAACAAAATCCTTTGGTGGACGGTCTGTCCTTAAAAGAACTGGGGGATAGCGTGCTGGTGGAGATAGAAGAACAGAGGAAAAAAATTCCCTTTCTTAAACACGTGGAGTATCGTATTATCAGCAag TGTTTTCAGGTACCAGTTCACCGCAAGTACAGTGATTTCGAGCTGTTCCACAGTTTATTACTGCAGAAGTTTATCTACAGGATTGTCCCACCTCTGCCTCCAAAACGCATTCTTAAAGGCG TTTTAAACTCAATATCAGACCGAGAGTTTAATGACAGCCGTCGTCGGGGTTTACAAAGGTTTATGACCTTAGTGATCAGACATCCAGTTTTAGCAGGAGATGAGCTGGTCAACATCTTTCTGTCAGAGAGCAGTGCG GATGTTCAACACAAGCTGCGTGAAGCGTTTAAAAAGTCAGGCGATGAGTTCCTGTCTTCACAAATGACATTGTATGGCAAG GTGTACCTACCGGAGGATATACATAGGCAGGCTGCCACCAATCGAGAGGTTATTGTAAACATCCACAGCAGTTTCCATAAACTAAGAGATGTAGCGGAGCGGATGGCACAGCGATCACGGGAGAACTCCACAGACCTGCTTATGTTTGGCAAAGACCTTAG TGAACTTGGATCAGACACATCAGACCTGCCCGCCAGCGCTGTCCTGGGGAAAACATGGTTAACACAGAGGAAATCACTCGTGGAGCTGTCTGGAGAATTTGGCCTTCTTGCAGACAAAGCAGCACATCAG GGCAGCAGAGAGGAAGATGAAGTGGTGGAGAAACTGAACCTTCTTCTTGAACAGCTGCAGTCGTACAAG GAACTGTGTGATCGCCATGATAATGGTGTGTTACTGGAACATCAAAGGGCTTTTGAAAGACGCAGCAGTGTGGCCAAACACCTCAAGAACCAAAACAGCATTGAGCAACCAGAGTCTCGACTCACACAG CAGGAAAACACGATTATTACTATGGAGATGAGGAGCTATTTCTCCCTTCTGTGTCTACATCAAGAAACTCAGCTGGTCTTCACCCATTTGCCCCTTGTGACTAACATACTGGGGGCATTCGTCCATTCCCAAATACAAGGACACAAAGAG ATGGGTGACGTATGGGGTGACCTTCATCCAAAACTGAAGTCTCTGTTTGACAGCGCTAATGAAGCCTCATCTCACTCCTCTACAGAACTGAAGACATGTGCCGTCGTTCCCTCCATGTAA